Genomic DNA from Pseudomonas fitomaticsae:
CGGGTTGCTCTCCAGCAGTGCCTGCGCACGCATCAACATGCCGGCGATGCAGTAACCGCATTGAGCGGCCTGCTTGGCGATGAACGCTTGCTGCAGAGTGCCGGGGCGTTCGGCCGTGCCCAGGCTCTCGACCGTCCGCACCTTTTTGCCCTCAAGACCCGCGCAGGGTGTCAGGCAGGAAAACACCGGTTGGTCATCGACGATGACGGTGCAGGCGCCGCATTGGCCCAGGCCACACCCGTACTTGGCGCCGTTCAGGCCCAGGTGATTGCGCAGCGCATAAAGCAGCGGCATGTCGGGTTCCAGCTCGAGAGCCCGGGAGGATCCGTTGACGTTGAGGGTGATCTGAGTCATTTCGTCTCCTGACGTAGCGCTTGGAGGGTGGCGGAAAGGTCGGTCCACGGTTGATCGGGGCTGGCCTGATGGCGCAGGTAGCCGGCCAGGGCGTTGAGTTGGGTGTTGTCGAGACTGGCGGCGAACGAGGGCATTACCGGTCCCGGGTGGCCGGGTTCTGCCGGGATGCCTTCAAGTACGGTTTTCACAAAGTTGCGCGGGCTGGCGGACTGCAGCGCCGAGGTGCGATCCAGTGCCGGGCGGCCGTCGATGTCACGCATCGGCGCGCCTTGGGCATGGCAGCCGGCGCAGGCACTGGCGAACAGCAACGCGCCAGAGGATCGATCCGCAGGTTCAGCGCTGGCGCTCGGAATTTCGTTGATCGCGGTTTTCGCCGGCAGACTCAGCAGGTATTCGGCAATCGCCTGAGCATCTTCCACGGGCAAGCGCGCCAGACCGAGGCTGACCGGGCGCATCGGGCCCGCCGCCGTGCCGTGTCCGTCGACCACTTCGGCCCGCAGGTAACTCACCAATTGTTCGCTGCTCCACGGGTTTGCCCGGTGCGCCATGCCCAGCAATGACGGCGCGTCCCAGCCATCCACGCTGCCGCCGGCCAGGTTTTCGCCGGACTTCTCGGCACCGATCAGGTTCAACGGCGAATGACAGCCCGCGCAGTGACCGGGCCCTTCGACCAGGTAACGTCCGCGATTCCACGCCTGTGATTGCTCGGCCACCGGCGTCAGCGGCTTCCCATGCAGGAACAGCAGGTTCCAGAACGACACCAGAGGCCGGATGTTCATCGGGAAGTTCATGCGGTTCTGTTGTGGCGGCGAGTCCACGGCCGGGCCGCTCATCAGGTACGCATAGGCATCGGCGATATCGTCTTCGCTCATGCGCCGGTAATGAACGTAAGGGAAGGCCGGGTACAGGAAGTGGCCGTCGCGGGAGATCCCTTCACGCATCGCCCGCTCGAAGGCCGGCAGCGACCATTGGCCGATGCCGGTCTGTGGATCCGGGGTGATGTTGGTGCTGTAGAGGGTGCCGAACGGCGTCACCAGCGGCAGTCCACCGGCCAGGTATTGGCCGCCGGGACGCGTATGACACACCGCACAGTCGCCAGCCTCGACCACTCGTGCGCCGCGTTGCCGTTGTGCGGAATCGAAGGTTTGCGGGCGTTCGACCGGCGCAATTGCCGGCCGCCACATCAGCGCCAGGGCCGCGACTGCGCCGATCAAGGCGAGGGCTGCCGCGCTGATCCACAGCGCTCTGGATTTCATGAATTGGCCGTTCATGAGCGGTTGCCCAAGAGGCACGCGGCGGGCGTGAGGGACGGATTCGGCATCTTCGACAACTCCTTGAGCGACCGGGGGAAGGGCGCTGATGGAAAGCCCTGCGCCAGGTGCCCAAGGGTAGAGAAGTTGCAAACGTCCGAGTATTGCCAGACCGCGCAATAGCACGTTGCGCCAAGTGCAACGCCGAGGGTCGTTGCATTTGGCGCATCACTCAATTGCCTCTGGGATGGATACTCGAAGGTCAAAGCAGCCCTTAGCCTTGGCGTGACTTTCCAAACTCATCGAGGTGTCATCATGCTTACGGGCAATCCGGCAGCGGCGGCCAAGGCCGAACCATCCGCTTCTCTTTCCGGCCTGATGGTCGCGTTCCTGGCATTCTGCTGCGGCGCGGTCGTGGCCAACCTTTATTACGCGCAGCCGATCGTCGAACTGATTGCGCCGCAGATCGGCCTGTCCAGCGCCAATGCCAGTCTGATTGTTTCACTTACTCAGTTCGGTTATGCGTTGGGTCTGTTGTTGCTGGTGCCGCTGGCGGACCTGATGGAAAACCGCCGTCTGGTGGTGGGTTTCACCCTCGCGGCGAGCGTGACATTGTTGTGCGCCGGTCTGACACATTCGCCATCGATGTTCCTCGTCTTGTCATTGCTGATCGGCCTCACCTCCGTGGCGGTGCAGATCCTTGTACCGCTGGCGGCGCATCTGGCGCCCGAGGCAACACGTGGCCGGGTAGTGGGGAACATCATGAGTGGCCTGTTGCTGGGTATTCTGCTGTCGCGTCCGCTGTCGAGTCTCATGGTGGAAGTATTCGGCTGGCGCGGAGTGTTTTTCAGCGCAGCGGCACTGATGGCGGTCATCGCTCTGATCACCGCCGTTGCACTGCCACGCCGCGTTCCAACCCATCAGGCGACTTATGTGGCGCTGATCGGCTCGGTGTTTGCGCTGGCCCGTCGGCACGCGGTTCTGCGTCAGCGTTCGTTGTATCAGGGCTTGCTGTTCGCCAGTTTCAGCCTGTTCTGGACTCTCGCACCGATTGAGCTGATGCGGCACCACGGTTTCAGTCAGGCACAGGTGGCGATATTTGCTCTGGTCGGCGCCGTCGGCGCGGTCGCCGCGCCGATTGCCGGGCGCCTGGCCGATGCCGGGCACGGTCGGCGCGGGACGCTCGTGGCACTGTTGCTCGCGCCGGCCTCTTTGCTGATCGCCGCGCTGCCGGGCAGCAGCTATGTCTGGCTGGTGGTTTGCGCGGTGCTGCTGGACTTCGCCGTGCAGCTGAACATGGTGCTGGGCCAGCGCGAGGTGTACGCCATCGATCCGCACAGCCGGGCCCGCCTGAATGCCGTGTACATGACCAGCATCTTCGTTGGCGGCGCCTTGGGGTCGCTGGTGGCGAGTCCGCTCTATGAACATTTTGGCTGGAACCTGTCTGCCGTGACTGTGGCATTGCTGCCGGCTCTGGCCCTGGCGATGTTCCTGAGCCGCAAGGCCGATGCCTGATCGGCAGGCGTCGACGAGTCCGATGAAGCACGGTCCTACAAGACGAAGGGGGAACGGTGATGCACAATCATCATCGTTTCCTTTCGATCGGGCTCCACTTATGGACAAGTTGCTGGCACTGAAAATGTTCGTTGAAACGGTACGTTGCGGTGGTTATTCATCGGCCGCGCGCAAACTCGGGATCTCGACTTCATCGGTAACACGCCAGGTGGCGGGGCTGGAAAACGAGTTGGGCGCCAGCCTGCTCAATCGCACAACACGCAACACCAGCGTGACGGTCGCCGGACAAACCTATTTCGAGAAAGCGGTGGCCATCCTCGACGCCATCGATGAGGCGGACGCCGTTGTCGCCGACCGTGGCAGCGAGGCGCAAGGGCGTTTGCGCATCAGTGTACCGGTGGAGTTCGGCCGACAAATCATCGCTCCGCATCTGGGGCGATTGCTCGACCGGCATCCGGGTCTGGAGATCAGTGTGTCGCTAAGCGATCAGGTCAGCGATCTGCTGAGCGAACAGATCGATGTCTCGGTGCGTCTCGGATCGACGGTGGTCAGCGAAGATATCGTCAGCAGACGGGTGGGTGGCTTTCAACGCTGGGTGGTGGCGAGCCCGGCTTACCTGGGTCAGCACACCGCGCCGGTGCATCCGCGAGATTTGCTTGAACACCAATGCCTGCGTTTCGATTACGCGGGTTCGCACCAGCACTGGACGTTTCAGGGCGACGAAGAAACCATCCAGCTCAACGTGCACGGCCGTCTGCAAAGCAACAACGCCGATATCCTGCGCGAAGCGGCTGTCGCGGGGCGCGGGGTGACGCTATTGGCTGACTGGCTGGTGCGTGAGGATGTCGCCGCAGGGCGGTTGAGGCGATTGTTGGAACATTACGAAGTCAATCCCGGCAATGCGAGTTGCTGCATCAATGCGTTGTATCTGCCCAATCACCGGGGATCCAGTCGCATCAATGTGTTCATCGACTTTTTGGAAGAAATATTGGCGCTTCCCTGCGCCCGAACCCCTTAGAAAGTGTACTTGGCCGTCAACATCATGTTGCGCGGGCTGCCATAGCTGTCGCCACCGTAGCTGACGTCGTTGGCGATGGACTGGTAGTACTTGCGGTCGAAAATGTTGTTGGCGTTGAGTTGCAGATCCAGGTTCTGGTTGACCCGGTAGCCGGCCATCAGGTCGGTGACGGCGTATGCACCTTGCTTGAGGCGGTAGTTGCCGCCATCGAGCAGTTCGATGTCGTTGTACATGCGGCTCTGCCAGGAGATGTTGCCGCCCACGCGCAGTTTTTCCAGCGGGCCCTGGAAGTTGTAGCGGGTGGTGAGCTTGAACAGGTGCTCCGGGGTGTCGGTGTCGAACTGCTTGTTCACCTTCTGCGGGTTCTCCGCATCCTTGATGGTGTGCGTGCGGGCGTAGGTGTAGCCGCCACCGATCTGCCAGTTGTCGGTGAGCGCGCCTTGCAGTTCGAAGTCGATACCCTGGCTGCGGATCTCGCCGGAGGCCTCATAGCAGGAAGCCTGAGGGCAGTTCGGCACGAACACCTGCACCGCGCGGTTTTCCTGATCGACGCGGAACACGGCGAGGCTGGCATTCAGCGCACCGCCCAGGTATTCGCCCTTGATGCCGACCTCGTAGTTCTTGCCCACAATCGGTTTGACCGGGGTGCCGGAGGTGTCCTTGTTGCTCTGCGGCGTGAAGATGTCGCTGTAGCTGGCGTACACCGAATGATGGTCGTCCAGTTCGTAGATCAGGCCTGCATAGCGGGTGACGTTGCGGGTGACCTTGTAGTCGCCGTCACCATCACGGTTGTCGTAGTCGTACCAGTCCAGACGTCCGCCGAGGATCAGTTTCAGCGGGTCCGCGAGGCTCAGGCGGGTGGTCAGGTACACGCCGTCCTGAGTGGTGACTTCACGCGTGTTGTTGGTGTGGACGAAGTCCGGTTTGCCGGCGCTGATCGGCCAGTTGGTGTCGTACGGCGAGTAGTTGTGGGTGGTCAGGTCGTAGATGCGCTTGCTGGCACCGACCACCAGTTCATGGCTACGTCCGAAGGCTTCGAACGGGCCGCTGAAGAAGGCGTCCAGACCGGCCTGGTTTTCATCTGCCTTGGACTGATAGACCGTACGGGCCAGGGTGTTGTTGACCCAGCGCGACTGATACGAGCCGGAGAACAGTGCATTCTGTTCGGAATAGTTGGCGTTGACCTGCAGCTTCCAGTCGTTGGCCAGTTGCTGACGGATCTCGGCGAAGACGGTGTTGATCTCCTGATCCTTGTTTTCCCAATAGGTGCCTGGGTTGTAGGAGCGCGGCAGGTCGAGGTGATGACCGTCGAGGCCGATCATCGACGAACCCCAGAAGTAGTTGGTCTTGTCCTTCTGGTTGGAGAAACCGAGGGTCAACGTGGTGTCTTCGCTCAGATCGGCTTCGGTGACGGCGTAGAACAGGTCGTGTCGCTCGCCCACGTCATCAATGAAACTGTTGGAATCGCGATAGGACGTGACCACCCGGCCGCGCAGGGTGCCGCTGTCGTTGAGCGGGCTGGAAGCATCGAGCTCGCCGCGATAGTTGTCCCAGGTCCCGGCGGCACCGGTCAGGGTGACGCGCTGTTCGGCCAGCGGACGTTTGCGGACCAGATTGATCGCCGCCGAAGGGTTGCCGGCGCCGGTAACCAGGCCGGTCGCGCCTCGAACGACTTCAACCCGATCGAACATCGCCAGATTCGGCTGGGATCCGACGTTCACGCCGTTGTAGCCGCTCGGAATGCCATCGTACATCAGGTTATCGATGTCGAAACCGCGGGACGTATAGGCCTGTCGGCCGGGGCCGCTGGAGTAGTTGAGGAACAGACCCGGCGTGGCGTTGACCACGTCATTGATGCTGGTCATCGCCTGATCGTCCATGCGCTGGCGGGTGATCACGGTGACGGCTTGGGGAGTTTCGCGCAGGGTCAACGGCAGTTTGGTGGCAGTGGCCATGGTGCCGGTGGTGTAGGAATCGGAGCCTTCGGTGGTGCTGCCCAACTGTGTGGATGTGATGGCGGTCGCGCCGAGTTCGAGAGTAGCTGGTGGGGAATACTCTTGCGATTCGCGGGTTTCATCGGCCAGCGCCGGAGTCATGACGGCCATGCAGATGGCCATGGACAGAAGGTTGCGTGACGGGTTGAAACGATGCTGCGAGGAGGGGCGCGACATGAAGGTTTCCTGATTTTAAATAGCAAACAAAGAGCAGTTGAGAATCATTGCTAATAATTGTGTCAGGATTTTTTACAGCGACAAAGCGATTCGTGAAAAAAATGTGAAAGTGCGTTCGCGAAAAAAACAAAACGCCCGAGGCAGTGCCTCGGGCGTTTGAGGATGAAACTGGCGTAAACCTGTTTCAGATCAGGCGCAGGGTGACATCGATATTGCCGTGAGTCGCCTTGGAGTAGGGGCAGGTCTGGTGCGCGGCTTCCATCAGCGCCTGGGCGACCGAAGACTCCAGCCCCGGCAGGCTGACATTCAAACGGGCCCGCAGGAAAAACGCATCGCCGGTCTTGCCCAGATCGATTTCGGTTTCAACCGCCACATCAACCGGCAGTTTGAGCTTCAGCGACGCAGCCGCTTTGCCCATGGCGCCGATGAAGCAGGCTGACCAACCTGCCGCCAGCAGTTGTTCCGGGTTGGTGCCGCTGCCGTGGGAGCCGGGTGGCGACAGTTTGATGTCCAGATTGCCGTCCGAACTGCGCGAGGCGCCATCGCGTCCGCCGGTGGTGCGGGTCTTGCCGGTGTACAGCACGGTGTCGATTTGATTGATCATGAATTGCTCTGCCTGAGTGAGTGAGGGAGTCGGAAAATCAGGTTCCGATGGCCCACACTTTTGCATCGGCATGTACCCGGGATGTGTCGTGCCAGGGGGAGTTATGTATCGTTGTGTAGCCCCAGGCCCGGCAGCCTGGAAAATGGTTCTGCTGGAATGGTTGGGGGGCGGTGTATTGAGGCTTTCGCAGATCCCGACGCCGGGCACCCGCAACCTTCAACGTTGGCCCCGGATAGGAGGACAACGATCGCTCGGTTACCTTTGACCCTCGGTCAGTTCTCAATACTATCCAACAGGGTAAAGGCTATGTTTCTTGTCCGGGTCAGTGAGCCTGGTGACGTAGCTTTCAGGATGGATCTTGAACAAGGCGCGGTACATCGTTGGTGCGATGCCTGACGAAATTCCCCGCCTTTTTCTTGTTAAGGAGAACACAGATGGCAATCGATCAACGACTCGAAACCTCAGATAAAACTGCGCTCGTAGAAGCCGAGGTGTATCGATGGTACAACCTCTTTTTTCCGTGGTCGCGCGGCGTGGCTTCCCAATCGGAAGGCGCCATAAAACCTTTGTACGACGCGTTGGCGAACGATTTTCGGGTGGTGCTCACGGACGGTCAGATCATGGACCGCGAGAACTACTGGGAACGCCTTTGGGGTTTGCACGGCAAACGTGCCGGAAGCCCCGAGTCGCACATCATCAATCTCTCGATCACGCCGCTCCCCGGTGACTTCTTCCTGACGGTTTTCGACCTGGTCAAGAACGGGATCACCAAGAAGAAAGTCGACTCGGCGCTGATGCGCCTCGACCCGGATTCGCCGTCGGGAATATCGTGGATTTACGTCCATGAAAGCGAGCACGAGACGTCGTTCGCGTAAGGTGCTTGATTACCCGGTCGCGGTGTTCAGCGCCGCGACCTGCTTGCTTGGCGTTACCGCGCCGGGCAGCCCCGTCAATGGCCCATCAGATTTCGTCGCGAACCTGCATAAGCGCGAACCCCAGCAGATTCAGGCCTTGCCACAGGTTGGGGTTGCTCGCGTTTTCGTGATCCTGAGCGAGTCCGATGCCCCAGATGCTATCAACCGGACTTGCCTCAACGATGATGCGAGAACCGGTGCTCTTGAGGAATGCATGCAACTCCGGGTTTTGCGTGAACTTGGCTTGGTTCGCCCGGACGACAATGGCATATCTGTGTTGCAGCCATTGGTGCTCGTTGAAGCGGCGTACGTTACGGCCAAGCGCTTTTGCTGCGTTGGGGGTAGGGGCCTGGAGTACTTGAGCACGAATCTCATGATCGCCGAACAGGGCGGCCTTCTCGGCCATCATGTAATGTTCGGCAGTCGCGTAGCGTTGCCCTTCAATAACGAATTCGGCTTCGAACCACTGGCTAAAACACGAAGCTGTGACGCCGTGCTTGCTTCGCTGGTGTCCCCAGAAAAACGCAAATTCAAGCGCCTCTCCAGCGTTGAAGCGGGAGCGGAGGTCTTCCAGATACTTGGAGTCTTGCAATGGATGCTTCCTTGGCAATTGGCGTTTGAGGCGACAGTTTTATCACGACTTCCCTGAGCAAACACGCAATCAATGAACAGCGCAGGTTGGCCGGCGTCGGGGAAATGCTTCCCCAACGATAGAATGAGGACCTCTATGAGGACGCAGATTTTTAAGAACGCCAGAAACGACAAAGCCCTGAATAATCAGGGCTTTGAAGTACTAAATATGGCGGAGGCGATGGGATTCGAACTCATGGACCTGTTACAGTCGACGGTTTTCAAGACCGTTGCCTTAAACCACTCGGCCACACCTCCGTTTGCGTTGCGGGCGCCATAATACCTGAATGAAACACACTGTCAAACTCTGTGCATGGCTTGTTACAGAGCGTCTGTTATGATCTTTGCGACTGAACGTTTCAAACCAACAGGAGTGTCGCCATGCGCGAACAGGATTACGCAGTTCACAACAGCGTGCAGGCTGAGCAGCTAGAGGTTAGCCGCGTCCTGCGCAACACTTACGGTCTACTGGCGCTCACCCTCGCATTCAGCGGTGTGATGGCGTTCGTGGCCCAGCAGATGCGGGTCGGCTACCCGAATATTTTCGTGGTGCTGATCGGTTTCTACGGGCTGTTCTTCCTCACCAACAAGCTTCGTGATTCCGCCTGGGGCTTGGTGTCGGCGTTTGCCCTGACCGGTTTCATGGGTTTCCTGCTCGGTCCGATCCTCAACCGTTACCTGGGCATGCAGGGCGGCGCTGAGGTGGTCAGCTCCGCGTTCGCAATGACTGCACTGGTGTTCGGTGGTCTGTCG
This window encodes:
- a CDS encoding Bax inhibitor-1/YccA family protein, with protein sequence MREQDYAVHNSVQAEQLEVSRVLRNTYGLLALTLAFSGVMAFVAQQMRVGYPNIFVVLIGFYGLFFLTNKLRDSAWGLVSAFALTGFMGFLLGPILNRYLGMQGGAEVVSSAFAMTALVFGGLSAYVLITRKDMSFLGGFITAGFFVLLGATLASMFFQISGLQLAISAGFVLFSSVCILFQTSAIIHGGERNYIMATISLYVSIYNLFVSLLQIFGIMSRDD
- a CDS encoding c-type cytochrome, giving the protein MKSRALWISAAALALIGAVAALALMWRPAIAPVERPQTFDSAQRQRGARVVEAGDCAVCHTRPGGQYLAGGLPLVTPFGTLYSTNITPDPQTGIGQWSLPAFERAMREGISRDGHFLYPAFPYVHYRRMSEDDIADAYAYLMSGPAVDSPPQQNRMNFPMNIRPLVSFWNLLFLHGKPLTPVAEQSQAWNRGRYLVEGPGHCAGCHSPLNLIGAEKSGENLAGGSVDGWDAPSLLGMAHRANPWSSEQLVSYLRAEVVDGHGTAAGPMRPVSLGLARLPVEDAQAIAEYLLSLPAKTAINEIPSASAEPADRSSGALLFASACAGCHAQGAPMRDIDGRPALDRTSALQSASPRNFVKTVLEGIPAEPGHPGPVMPSFAASLDNTQLNALAGYLRHQASPDQPWTDLSATLQALRQETK
- a CDS encoding TonB-dependent siderophore receptor — its product is MSRPSSQHRFNPSRNLLSMAICMAVMTPALADETRESQEYSPPATLELGATAITSTQLGSTTEGSDSYTTGTMATATKLPLTLRETPQAVTVITRQRMDDQAMTSINDVVNATPGLFLNYSSGPGRQAYTSRGFDIDNLMYDGIPSGYNGVNVGSQPNLAMFDRVEVVRGATGLVTGAGNPSAAINLVRKRPLAEQRVTLTGAAGTWDNYRGELDASSPLNDSGTLRGRVVTSYRDSNSFIDDVGERHDLFYAVTEADLSEDTTLTLGFSNQKDKTNYFWGSSMIGLDGHHLDLPRSYNPGTYWENKDQEINTVFAEIRQQLANDWKLQVNANYSEQNALFSGSYQSRWVNNTLARTVYQSKADENQAGLDAFFSGPFEAFGRSHELVVGASKRIYDLTTHNYSPYDTNWPISAGKPDFVHTNNTREVTTQDGVYLTTRLSLADPLKLILGGRLDWYDYDNRDGDGDYKVTRNVTRYAGLIYELDDHHSVYASYSDIFTPQSNKDTSGTPVKPIVGKNYEVGIKGEYLGGALNASLAVFRVDQENRAVQVFVPNCPQASCYEASGEIRSQGIDFELQGALTDNWQIGGGYTYARTHTIKDAENPQKVNKQFDTDTPEHLFKLTTRYNFQGPLEKLRVGGNISWQSRMYNDIELLDGGNYRLKQGAYAVTDLMAGYRVNQNLDLQLNANNIFDRKYYQSIANDVSYGGDSYGSPRNMMLTAKYTF
- a CDS encoding organic hydroperoxide resistance protein; protein product: MINQIDTVLYTGKTRTTGGRDGASRSSDGNLDIKLSPPGSHGSGTNPEQLLAAGWSACFIGAMGKAAASLKLKLPVDVAVETEIDLGKTGDAFFLRARLNVSLPGLESSVAQALMEAAHQTCPYSKATHGNIDVTLRLI
- a CDS encoding NADAR family protein → MQDSKYLEDLRSRFNAGEALEFAFFWGHQRSKHGVTASCFSQWFEAEFVIEGQRYATAEHYMMAEKAALFGDHEIRAQVLQAPTPNAAKALGRNVRRFNEHQWLQHRYAIVVRANQAKFTQNPELHAFLKSTGSRIIVEASPVDSIWGIGLAQDHENASNPNLWQGLNLLGFALMQVRDEI
- a CDS encoding (2Fe-2S)-binding protein yields the protein MTQITLNVNGSSRALELEPDMPLLYALRNHLGLNGAKYGCGLGQCGACTVIVDDQPVFSCLTPCAGLEGKKVRTVESLGTAERPGTLQQAFIAKQAAQCGYCIAGMLMRAQALLESNPHPDEQTIREHMAGNLCRCGTHLRIIEAISLVARQNGSSQ
- a CDS encoding LysR family transcriptional regulator, giving the protein MDKLLALKMFVETVRCGGYSSAARKLGISTSSVTRQVAGLENELGASLLNRTTRNTSVTVAGQTYFEKAVAILDAIDEADAVVADRGSEAQGRLRISVPVEFGRQIIAPHLGRLLDRHPGLEISVSLSDQVSDLLSEQIDVSVRLGSTVVSEDIVSRRVGGFQRWVVASPAYLGQHTAPVHPRDLLEHQCLRFDYAGSHQHWTFQGDEETIQLNVHGRLQSNNADILREAAVAGRGVTLLADWLVREDVAAGRLRRLLEHYEVNPGNASCCINALYLPNHRGSSRINVFIDFLEEILALPCARTP
- a CDS encoding MFS transporter, producing the protein MLTGNPAAAAKAEPSASLSGLMVAFLAFCCGAVVANLYYAQPIVELIAPQIGLSSANASLIVSLTQFGYALGLLLLVPLADLMENRRLVVGFTLAASVTLLCAGLTHSPSMFLVLSLLIGLTSVAVQILVPLAAHLAPEATRGRVVGNIMSGLLLGILLSRPLSSLMVEVFGWRGVFFSAAALMAVIALITAVALPRRVPTHQATYVALIGSVFALARRHAVLRQRSLYQGLLFASFSLFWTLAPIELMRHHGFSQAQVAIFALVGAVGAVAAPIAGRLADAGHGRRGTLVALLLAPASLLIAALPGSSYVWLVVCAVLLDFAVQLNMVLGQREVYAIDPHSRARLNAVYMTSIFVGGALGSLVASPLYEHFGWNLSAVTVALLPALALAMFLSRKADA